The sequence below is a genomic window from Limnochordia bacterium.
ACTTCGTCTGGTGGATTGTCGAACCTGTTCAACAGACTCAATGAAGGTACCACTTTCTAGCACGTAAGGAACCGAGCCGACTTGGAGATGGAGCCTCTACCCGCTAATCGTTGACTCACTCCCGAGCTCAATCTATATTGCTTGTGCTATTCTTATATGCTATCATAGATTAAATCATGTGGTATCCTAGATAACCCGTACAACCACTGATATTCTTTATATAGAAAGGCGGGGGATACAAAGTGGCCGTAAAGAAAACTTACGCACAGATTAATGAAAAGATCAAAGAAGGACGCGCCGTTGTAGTAACAGCAGAGGAAATCATTCCTATGGCCCAAGAACTTGGCTACGAAGAAGTGGTAAAAAGAGTAGATGTAGTAACAACTGCAACCTTTGGACCCATGTGCTCTAGTGGGGCGTTCCTAAACTTCGGACATTCGGATCCCCCAATCAAGATGGCTAAGGTATGGCTTAATGACGTACCGGCCTATGCAGGCCTGGCAGCGGTCGATGCCTATATCGGGGCAACTGAGCTTTCCGAAACCAAGGGAATGGCCTACGGGGGAGCCCATGTGATCGAGGATCTGATCGCGGGAGAACCAGTTATACTTAGGGCCACCGCCCCTGGTACCGACTGCTACCCGAAGACACGTATCGAAACCGTGGTTACATTAGATGACCTCAACCAAGCATATCTGTTTAATCCACGAAACGTCTATCAGAATTACGCAGCGGCTGTGAATACCTCGGACCATGTGTTATACACATATATGGGAACCCTATTGCCCAATCTGGCAAATGTCACCTACTCCACTTCGGGGGAGCTTAGCCCCTTGTTAAATGACCCGTGTTACCGCGCCATTGGTATCGGTACCCGCATATTCCTAGGTGGAGCGCAGGGTTATGTAGCATGGCAAGGCACCCAGCACAGCCCCAGCCAAAACCGAGGGGCGAATCAGGTACCTACTAGTTCAGCGGGAACCCTAGCTGTTATTGGAGACCTCAAGCAGATGGAACGTCGCTATCTAAGGGCAGCGGTAATGCACGAGTACGGCGTGACAATGTTCGTTGGTGTCGGCATACCAATCCCTATACTAGATGAGGAAATGGCCCGATACGTGTCGGTTCGAAATGAGGAAATCTATACAACCATTGTTGATTACAGCGTACCGCAGCGCAGTCGTCCCACCCTCGGTCAAGTCAGTTACAGTCAACTGCGAAGCGGTTCGATTCAACTCAACGGAAAGAGAATTAGAACCGCGAGCCTCTCAAGTCTCGTTGTCGCTAGAGACATAGCCGAGGAGCTGAAGAAGTGGATCCAACAGGGGCAGTTCCTTTTGCAGGAACCAATTGAATCATTGCCACAAGAAGGAAGAACAAAGCCCCTAGAAGTACGACCGGTTAAAACGGATAAAGTATCCTAGGCTAAGAGGAGGGTGTAAAAATGAGCAAAGCACGGGTTTGGTTAAGCTTCCCACCGGGGTTGGTCGACAAACCGCTGACCTATCGGTTGGTAAAGGACTATGATCTGGCAATTAATATACTAAGGGCAAAGGTAACACCGAAAGAGGAAGGACGGCTCCTAGTTGAGATTGAAAACTCAACCGATGCACGGATTGAATCCGGCTTGGAGTACCTGAAATCCCAGGGCGTTCGGGTGGAGTTAATCGGTACTGGGATCATTGTAAACACAGTAGATTGTGTTCACTGTGGCGCCTGTACCGCGGTATGTGCAAGCGGAGCTTTAAGCATCGAACCGCAAACAGCTCACCTCAAATTCGATGATACCAAATGTGTCGGATGTGAATTGTGTGTTACAGCCTGCCCCATATCTTGCATTGAAGCAAGTTTTTAGCTATGTATGTACCACGCACCTACCGCGCTAACCAAGATGATGGTGACCTTCACCATCTCAGAATCGCCGTTAGTGAAACAGACCTTTGGATCGGTCTTAGGGCTCCTGGGGATCTGTTACCCTGCATTCGTGAACAGGCGGAGGCTAAGGTATTAAGCCTCCGTCGTAATCTTAAGTCTCATATGGCCTTTCACCCTCACTTCAAAGACTCCTTGGTACCGCTCCCTTACTCGCAGGATGATCCTGCAATTGTAAAAAGAATGAGTGAAGCAGCAGCAAAAGTAGGCGTCGGTCCTATGGCTGCTGTAGCCGGAACCATCGCCGAGATGGTAGGGGAAGTAATTCTTTCAATGTGCTCCGAGCTCATAGTGGAAAACGGTGGCGACATTTTTCTCTTCTGCCGGCAAAGACGTCGAATTGGCATTCTGGCGGGTTCCTCTCCTTTGAGTGGCAAAATCGCGATCCTAGCACCAACCAACATCCCGGTTGGGATTTGCACCTCAGCAGGAACTTCCGGTCACTCATTAAGCATTGGCCGTGCCGATGCGGCAGTGGTAATGTCCCAAGATACCGCTCTAGCCGATGCAGCGGCAACAAAGGCAGGGAATCTGGTTCAGGAGGCCTCCGGGATCCAATCCGCGATAGAACAGGTAAGCAAGATACCCGGAGTAATGGGAGTGTTAATCATCAAAGACGACAAACTAGGTGCATGGGGTAACATAGAACTTGAACCCCTTTAAGCAGAATCGCCTGACTAGGCCATTTAACCTAATCAGGCTCATACGGCAATAGACTCCTAATCCTGGGGAAATCGTTGGTCCAATAGATGCTTATAATCGTCTATGTTCACGGGACGTCGTGCCAGACCGTCTTCCATGGCAGCAACAGCTACCGCCGGAGCAACCCAATGGATTACCCGAGGATCTACAGGTTTGGGAATCAGATAATCGTAACCAAAGCTCAGCTCCTTCACTCCATATGCGCACAGCACCTGCTTTGGAACAGGTTCTTCAGCCAAGGCAGCCAGGGCCTGGGCGGCCGCTACCTTCATCCCCTCACTGATCTTACGGGCCCGCACATCCAGGGCACCACGGAAAATCGACGGGAAACCCAATACGTTGTTCACCTGATTGGGATAGTCTGACCTTCCCGTAGCCACAAGGGCATCGGGGCGTAGACTCTTTGCTTCATCGTAATCAATCTCTGGATCGGGGTTGGCTAAAGCAAAGACAATGGGGTTCTTCGCCATTGAAGCCAGCATGTGGGGCTTTAGGGCACCTGCCACTGACAGACCAAGGAACACATCAGCACCCTTTATGGCATCATCGAGGGTTCTAGCCTCTGTTTTTGCCGCAAACTCCATCTTATAAGGATTCATGCCCGTGGACCGTCCTTGGAAAATGACTCCTTGGGAATCCACCATGACCAACTGCGCCTGCTCCACACCGAGACTGATTAGGAACTTACTACAGGCAATGGCCGCTGCCCCAGCACCATTAACCACTACTCTCACGTCCTGTAGTCTCTTTCCTGAGACTTTTAAGGCATTGAGCAAAGCAGCACCAGCTATAATCGCGGTACCGTGCTGATCATCATGAAATACCGGAATATCTAGGCTCTCGATCAACTCTTGTTCAATCGTAAAGCACTCCGGAGCTTTAATGTCCTCCAGGTTAATTCCTCCAAAGGTGGGGGCTAGTCCCTTCACTATCTGCACAAAATCCTTAGGATCCGGGGCGTCCAGTTCCAGGTCAAAAACGTCCACATCGGCAAATCTCTTGAATAGAACACCCTTGCCCTCCATTACCGGTTTGCTGGCCAAAGGACCCACGTTACCTAGTCCTAATACTGCGGTCCCATTGGAGATCACCGCCACAAGATTACCTTTAGCGGTATATTCAAACACCCGTTCTTCCTCTTCCTGAATCGCCCGTACCGGCTCAGCAACGCCAGGACTGTAGGCCAGGCTCAGGTCCTGCTGATTGATACAGGGTTTTGTAATCCTTATTTCGATCTTGCCGGGTCTTCCTTCTCGGTGATATCTTAATGCTTCCTCTTTCGATGTTCTTACCATCGTAAGCAGCTCCTTCCTGAAAAGAAAAGCTCATCTAGAGTTTCGCCACCAAAGACTGCTTTCCTGCAGTAGCAAAACCAGTAAGCAGGAAAACCAGCACGAATGTAGAAGATGTGATTTATGTCATCAAGGAGGTGACCCCGTTGGTTGATGCACGCACATCCAATCATGGTCACACACTAAAATGCATCGCTTGTCACAAGCCTATTCAAAACGAGGATATTACCTACTGTCCCCGCTGTAAGAGGCCACACCATAGTTCCTGTTGGGCCCTAAGGGGCGGGTGCGCCGCTGTAGGCTGCGGACAGTTAGCTGACACAGTAAAGCAGGATAAGGAAAAGAAGACCCGGATTCTACAGGAAGCGGCACGCAATCGCACGCGTCATCGTCGTACAACCATTGTCCTTGGTTGCGCACTGATTATCCTGCTAATCCTCATTGGCCGTCACAATTCGCCCCAGGTTGTAGATCGAGACATCATCGATATGATGACCGTGGTATTACCCTATTCTAAGGAGCAATCACTCGCCAGAATGGTGGCAGATTACAACAATACTGACGAGCAGTTCTTTATACGATGGCAATCCATCCACCCAAGTGTCTACGACCAAAAACTGGTTGTCCTAATCGGCAGCCGGGATGTTCCGGATATTTTCGTTTTGCGGGCTGAGGATTTGACCTTCTTTTCAGAAAAGGGCCTGTTACTGGCTTTGGATGAGTACTTCCTGGCCGACACTGCCCTAGCTGATGCAGTGGACAAGGAAACCCTCGGCCAATGGAACGGTCATGTCTATGCTCTCCCCTTTTCCGCTGGCAGGTTAATCGCACTCCATTCCGAGACCGAGTACCCAGGTACCGCATGGCACATCCTAGCCGGAATAATGAGGGAGCTTTACTCCTTACAGGAGCAATCCGAAAACCTCAATACAAATTAAAACCACATATCCTCAAAAAACATAAAGGAAATCCCGGATCAATGGCGAATGTGTCTGTTGAAACCAAAAAAGAACCAACAAAACCAAGATAATGACAGATCCGAGGAGGGAGCCAAGTGGCTTCAGAGTATGAGATCAAGCGCCAGATCATAGATATCGGCAAGCGGATCTACAGTAATGGATACGTAGCAGCTAACGATGGCAATATTAGTGTCAAGCTAAATGACAATGAGATAATTGCAACACCTACCGGTGTGAGCAAGGGATTCATGACAACAGATATGCTTGTTAAGGTAGATACTGAAGGTAACGTGATTTCCGGTAGGATGCGGCCATCTTCTGAACTGAAAATGCATCTGGCAGTGTATAGACAGCGGCCGGATGTGAATGCGGTTGTACATGCACACCCCCCTACAGCAACCGCCTTCGCGGTGGTAGGTATTCCTTTGAAAAAACCAATCATTCCCGAAGTAGTCATCAGCCTGGGGTGGATCCCCATCGCCAAATATGGAACCCCTTCTACCGATGAGATTCCCCAGGCCATCAGTCAACACTTGGAAAATCACGATGCCATCCTGCTCCAAAACCATGGAGCAATAACTGTGGGCGTTAACCTTGAAAACGCCTACTTCAAAATGGAGACATTGGAGCTTTACGCGAAAATAAGTCTTGCTGCCCGTCAACTCGGTGAAGCGCGGGTTCTACCATCGGAGGATGTGCAAAGACTTCTTGAACTGCGCAAGCAAATGAACGTACCCGGTCGCCACCCTGGCTGTATGGACTGCGGTGCTTGTAGCGTTCAAGATAATTGCGCTGCGGCAGCTAAAGACGAGAACCTTGTGGATATAATTACCAGGGTGACCCAGCAAGTATTACTTGAGGAAGCGGCAAAGACAAAAGGATAGTCCTCAACCCCCGGATTCGGGGGAACGCAACAAAGTCGTCCTCTACCTAAGGGTCATGTCAGAAGCAAGGATTCTTAGTTTGCACAACTAAGTAGCTATACGGACTTCCAGTCATTTTCTCAGGGAGGAGGAGCGCGAACATTATAGTACAACTGGTTCCTTAGGTTCTTCTAGAAAGGGAGTGTCCCATGGCACAGAAAGCAGTTGGCCTGATCGAAGCAGTAGGATGGGCTGCATGCCTCGAAGCGGCAGATACAGCCCTCAAAACCGCAAATGTGAACCTGATTGGTTTTGAAAAAGCCAATGGAGGCGGCAGGATTGTCGCCCGGATAGAAGGTGATGTAGCCTCTGTACAAGCTGCTTGCGATGCAGCTGTGGCTGCGGCCAACAAAGTAAATACGGTTTTTGCGTACCGGGTACTCGCCCGCCCTGCAAAGGAAATCAGCAAACTACTACGATAGGACACAAAAGGAGGATATTCTGACATGGCAGGTAATGCATTGGGAATGATTGAGACTCGCGGATTGGTCGCTTCAATCGAAGCAGCTGACACAATGGTTAAAGCAGCTAATGTTATTCTTGTCGGATATGAAAAAATCGGAAGTGGCTATGTAACGGTAATGGTACGGGGTGAGGTCGGTGCTGTCCGGGCGGCCGTCGATGCAGGCACCGCCGCCGCAGAGAAGCTTGGTGAAGTCATTGCAACCCACATCATTCCTCGTCCCCATGATGATGTAGAAAAGACTCTTCCTTGCTTTGACCAACCGGCCAAGAAATAGGTGCTATCAGGCCTTTAAAGCGGGCATAGGTCCTATTTCAGCAGCGGGATGGGATCCATTGGGCTTGTGCCAGTGTGACTAACGACTAAGCAAGGGTGGAATACGGATGGACGAGAGACAGCTAGTACAGGAAATCACCAGACGTGTGCTCTCCATCGTGCAGACCAACGGCAAATCAATAGAACCGAAGGTTGATACTATACCGGTAGGTGTATCAGTACGTCATGTACATATTTGTCAAGCAGACCTGGAAAAGCTGTATGGACCTGGAGCCAGTTTGCACAAACTACGGGATCTTTACCAACCTGGGGAGTTTGCTGCAGAGGAAACAGTGACGTTAATCGGACCAAGAATGCGCTCAATTGAAAACGTACGTATTCTAGGTCCTATGCGCGTTCGGACACAGGTTGAAGTCTCGCGTACTGATGCCATTACCTTAGGACTAAACCCACCTGTTCGGCCATCGGGGAATCTGGCAGGTTCAGCAGCGATTACGCTCGTAGGTCCAGCAGGATCAATAACTCTAAAAGAGAGCTGTATTCTGGCAAATCGGCATATCCATATGACGTCAATCGAGGCAGCTCTTTTTGGCGTAGAAGATGACGACCTAGTAGAAGTTGAAGTTGCCGGAGAGAAAGCATTGGTTTTCCGAAGGGTGCAAGTGCGGGTAAAGGACACGTTTAAGCTACAGATGCACCTTGATACCGACGATGCCAACGCAGCGGGCATTAACTGTGGGGCCCAATGCAGAATTATTGGCCCAGACTCCGGGAGATAAATGGTGCTCTCCCGGAGTATCCCAAAACCGAAAGTTCTCTCGTTGGCTCACATTACTGGTACGTTCGAACAGTACCGTTCCCAGATTGGGAGGTGACTCAAACCGCAGTTTCTCAGCGGAAACCGGTTTATGCGCTATGGAAATCGATGAAAAGAGAATTGCTGCAATAGTAGAACAAGTGGTTGCTAAGATGAAGTCAACCCAAGCAGAGAAGACCAAGTTGCATTCAAGTACGTCAGCGATGGGTATTTACTCCGACTTGGATGAAGCACTTAATCGCTGTGCCACCGCACAGCAACAATTCATGAGTCTTTCTTTGAGTAAACGAGAGCAGATCATTGCCGCGATCCGCAACGCTGGAATAGACAACGCGGAGTATTTTGCCCACATCACCCATGAAGAGACCCGTCTAGGCAGATACGAGGACAAGATCCAGAAAAACATAAACGCAGCCAAACTAACACCTGGCATGGAGGTCCTCACACGAAGGATCATTGGTGGGGACGACGGAGTTACAATAATCGAGCATGCTCCTTTTGGACTTATTGTCTCCATAACCCCCACTACCCACCCTACCCCATTCATCATTAACCATGCCATCATCATGTTGGCAGGGGGCAATTCTGTCTTCTTCTGTCCCCACCCCCGCGCCCAAAACTGCACAAGAACAGCAATTACGGTGCTGAACAAAGCCATTGTTGAAGCGGGAGGCCCTTTGGATCTCCTAACAGCATTAGATAAGGTAAGCATGGATGCCGTACAAGCAGCTTGCACCCACAAGCTAACCTCCATGGTCACCGCTGCCGGGGGCCCAGGAGTTGTGGACATGGCCCTAAGCTGTGGGAAGAAGGCCATTGCGGCCGGCCCTGGGAATCCCCCGGTGGTTGTCGATGAGACCGCGGACCTGGCTAACACGGCAAGGGACATCGTTGCCGGTGCAAGCTTTGATAACAACATCCTCTGCATAGCCGAAAAAGAGATCTTCGTAGTAGATGCAGTGGCCGATCAGTTTATACATGAGTTACGAAAAAACAAGGCTTATGTTGTCGAGCAGAGCAATCAGATCGAACAGCTGACAAATCTCCTGGTTAAGGATGGACATATTAATCGGGACTATGTGGGACAAGACGCCGACAAGATTCTAGCCCAGATCCAAGTACCTGTGGATCCAAGCGTCCGTCTAGTGGTTTTTGAAACCGACTTTGCACATCCTTTAGTAAAAATTGAGCAAATGCTGCCGGTTCTGCCCATCGTTCGTGCCCGTGATTTCTCCCACGCACTCCAGATGGCTATTGAAGCAGAGCAGGGACTTGGTCATACTGCGGTGATCCATTCCTCGGATATTCACCGTATTACCCAGTTTACACGAGAGGTAGGAGCTGGTCTTACTGTGGCTAACGGTCCCTCGGGGACAGCCCTTGGAGTGGGTGGTGCCGCTGAATTCGCCCATACAATTGCCGATCCTACTGGGGAAGGTATTGTAACCGCTAAGCATTTTACCCGTGAGCATCGCCTGACCATTAACGGAGCATTGAATATCTCCTAGAGGACCAGAAAGCACCTGCTTAGCAAATATAGACCCGATAGAAAGGAGGAAGGCGCATTCCTCCACCACGGGGTAAGCTCAGATAGTTGGTCGCGCCTGATCACCTAATGGCAACAAGAGATTTCTTAGAACAGGTTAAATCGGCGGGGGTTGTGGGCGCTGGTGGCGCTGGTTTTCCAACCCACGTCAAGCTAAACACACAAGTGGACCATCTTATTATCAATGGGGTGGAATGCGAGCCTTTACTCCGGGTAGATCAGGAGCTTATGGCCGCTTTTCCCTTTGAGCTAATGGAAGCAGCAAAGGCAATCAAAGAACACCTAGGCGCAACCCATGGACATTTTGCACTGAAGGGCCAATATAAACAAGCAATCGCTGCGCTTCAACCCCACATCCAGCCTTTAAACGATTGGGACTTAGTAAAGTTAGACAGTTTCTATCCGGCTGGTGATGAACAGGTCCTGGTATATGAGGTTCTCCAAACCGTTGTGCCTGAAGGCGGCATCCCACTAAACGTAGATGCTGTGGTTCTCAACGTTGAAACCCTGCTAAACATCTATAACGCACTACAAGGGCAATCCGTAACAGATAAGTACCTCACGGTGACAGGAGCGATTGAGGAACCCATGACCCTAAAGGTTCCCATTGGAACCCCAATCAGTAGCATCCTCCACCAGGTCGCCGCAAACACCAATGGTATTGTGATCATTGATGGTGGGCCAATGATGGGGAAAGTAGTATCCCCGAGCGATTCCGTTACCAAGACCACCAAGGCAATTATCATTGTGCCCGCGGGACATCCTCTTCTCGGGTACAAAATCGTAGATAATACCCGTGTAATCCGGGCTGCTATGTCGGTGTGCTGTATCTGCCGTCAATGCACTGATATGTGCCCAAGATACCTTCTCGGGCACGGCCTAGAGCCCCACAAGACTATGACCGCAGTAGCCTACGGAAAGCCATTTAGCGCCAAAGCGATCACCCAAGCCTTCCTATGCTCAGAATGTGGAGTTTGTGATGCCTATGCCTGTCCCATGGGCTTGAGCCCTAGGGCTTTACATGTCATGCTGAAACAACAGTTGACTGCTGGTGGAATCAAAAACCCCCACCATGCTATTGTCGAGCAATCCCGTAGGGAACGTTCCTATAGACAGGTTCCTACCCTTCGCCTGCTGAATCGATTGCGTCTGACTCAATGGGACGTGCCAGCACCTCTTCGTCTTGACACGTGGGAAATATCCGAGGTACGTCTTCCTCTTAAACAGCATATCGGGCAACCAGCGGTAGTCACCGTATCAATAGGGGAACAGATCACAAAGGGAGACCTAATCGCCACAGCTCCTACTGAAGGATTAGGAGCTTCTATCCATGCGAGCATTACAGGTACTGTTATTAGCACCAATCCGGATGTGGTAATCCGGGCAGAAGGGAGGGCTCTACCTTGACTAGAGCATTAGGACTAGTTGAAGTACAAAACATAACACGGGGCTTATCCGTAGCAGATACCATCTGCAAAACAGCACATATTCAGCTGCTTACCGCCATGCCCGTCTGTCCCGGTAAATTCATTATCCTTTTCTCCGGAGACGTAGCTAGTATTCAAGCGGGGCTTAGTGCCGCCAGAAAGCAGGCTGCCGACGCCATCGTCGATGACCTCCTGTTAGCACGACTACATCCTTCGGTCTTTCCTGCCCTTACCGCAAGCACCAACATCGATTCCCTAGGAGCCCTTGGTGTAATCGAAACATATACCGTTGCGTCGGCAATTCTCGCAGCTGATACCGCAGCAAAGGCGGCCGATATTGGCCTCATAGAGATCCGTCTAGCCCGGGGTATGGGCGGGAAATCCTTTGTATATTTTACCGGCGATGTTGCCTCAGTAACCCTAGCCGCGGATAAGGCGGCATCATCCTCAATTGAACAGGGTCTCCTCTTGGAGAAAACGGTAATTGCGGCCCCTGATCCCCAACTATGGAAGCAGCTGCTTTAGAAAGGAGGAGTATCACCGTGCGTATTCTCGTACTTAATTGCGGAGGCTCATCGATCAAACTAAAGGTCTTTGATCTACCCAGTGAACGCGTCCTGATTCAAGGGTCAGTAACTAGGCTGGGCAAGGAGGACGCTTTCCTAGTCATTTCCTCACCAGAGAAAACCTACGAGCAAGTCACCTCCATACCGGACCATCGAGCAGGGCTCATACTTGCCCTTGAATCTCTAGCTACCGGTTTCTGTGACTTATCCACAATTGATGTAATAGGGCATCGACTTGTACATGGTGGTGAAGACTACTACCAGCCGTCCTTTGTGGATGATGGGCTCAAGACGGCATTGGAGAAATACGCTGAGCTTGCACCCCTCCATAATCCTCCCAATCTCATTGGAATCCGTCTATGCGAAGAGTTCTTTCCCCAACTACCCCAAGTAGGCGTCTTTGACAGTGCTTTTAACCAAACCCTTGCACCTAGTACCTACATCTATGCAATCCCCTATAGATACTATGAGCAGTATCGGATCCGTCGCTACGGTTTTCACGGTATCACATTTCATTACATGACGTCTCGGGCTGCAGAACTTCTCCATCGCCCCTTGGAATCCCTGCGTATTGTTTCCCTAATGCTAGGTAGCGGTTGCACTGCCAACGCCTGTAAATTTGGACGC
It includes:
- a CDS encoding homocysteine biosynthesis protein, with the protein product MAVKKTYAQINEKIKEGRAVVVTAEEIIPMAQELGYEEVVKRVDVVTTATFGPMCSSGAFLNFGHSDPPIKMAKVWLNDVPAYAGLAAVDAYIGATELSETKGMAYGGAHVIEDLIAGEPVILRATAPGTDCYPKTRIETVVTLDDLNQAYLFNPRNVYQNYAAAVNTSDHVLYTYMGTLLPNLANVTYSTSGELSPLLNDPCYRAIGIGTRIFLGGAQGYVAWQGTQHSPSQNRGANQVPTSSAGTLAVIGDLKQMERRYLRAAVMHEYGVTMFVGVGIPIPILDEEMARYVSVRNEEIYTTIVDYSVPQRSRPTLGQVSYSQLRSGSIQLNGKRIRTASLSSLVVARDIAEELKKWIQQGQFLLQEPIESLPQEGRTKPLEVRPVKTDKVS
- a CDS encoding 4Fe-4S binding protein, which produces MSKARVWLSFPPGLVDKPLTYRLVKDYDLAINILRAKVTPKEEGRLLVEIENSTDARIESGLEYLKSQGVRVELIGTGIIVNTVDCVHCGACTAVCASGALSIEPQTAHLKFDDTKCVGCELCVTACPISCIEASF
- a CDS encoding UPF0280 family protein, with the translated sequence MYVPRTYRANQDDGDLHHLRIAVSETDLWIGLRAPGDLLPCIREQAEAKVLSLRRNLKSHMAFHPHFKDSLVPLPYSQDDPAIVKRMSEAAAKVGVGPMAAVAGTIAEMVGEVILSMCSELIVENGGDIFLFCRQRRRIGILAGSSPLSGKIAILAPTNIPVGICTSAGTSGHSLSIGRADAAVVMSQDTALADAAATKAGNLVQEASGIQSAIEQVSKIPGVMGVLIIKDDKLGAWGNIELEPL
- a CDS encoding malate dehydrogenase; translation: MVRTSKEEALRYHREGRPGKIEIRITKPCINQQDLSLAYSPGVAEPVRAIQEEEERVFEYTAKGNLVAVISNGTAVLGLGNVGPLASKPVMEGKGVLFKRFADVDVFDLELDAPDPKDFVQIVKGLAPTFGGINLEDIKAPECFTIEQELIESLDIPVFHDDQHGTAIIAGAALLNALKVSGKRLQDVRVVVNGAGAAAIACSKFLISLGVEQAQLVMVDSQGVIFQGRSTGMNPYKMEFAAKTEARTLDDAIKGADVFLGLSVAGALKPHMLASMAKNPIVFALANPDPEIDYDEAKSLRPDALVATGRSDYPNQVNNVLGFPSIFRGALDVRARKISEGMKVAAAQALAALAEEPVPKQVLCAYGVKELSFGYDYLIPKPVDPRVIHWVAPAVAVAAMEDGLARRPVNIDDYKHLLDQRFPQD
- a CDS encoding extracellular solute-binding protein, producing the protein MVDARTSNHGHTLKCIACHKPIQNEDITYCPRCKRPHHSSCWALRGGCAAVGCGQLADTVKQDKEKKTRILQEAARNRTRHRRTTIVLGCALIILLILIGRHNSPQVVDRDIIDMMTVVLPYSKEQSLARMVADYNNTDEQFFIRWQSIHPSVYDQKLVVLIGSRDVPDIFVLRAEDLTFFSEKGLLLALDEYFLADTALADAVDKETLGQWNGHVYALPFSAGRLIALHSETEYPGTAWHILAGIMRELYSLQEQSENLNTN
- a CDS encoding class II aldolase/adducin family protein, whose amino-acid sequence is MASEYEIKRQIIDIGKRIYSNGYVAANDGNISVKLNDNEIIATPTGVSKGFMTTDMLVKVDTEGNVISGRMRPSSELKMHLAVYRQRPDVNAVVHAHPPTATAFAVVGIPLKKPIIPEVVISLGWIPIAKYGTPSTDEIPQAISQHLENHDAILLQNHGAITVGVNLENAYFKMETLELYAKISLAARQLGEARVLPSEDVQRLLELRKQMNVPGRHPGCMDCGACSVQDNCAAAAKDENLVDIITRVTQQVLLEEAAKTKG
- a CDS encoding BMC domain-containing protein, with amino-acid sequence MAQKAVGLIEAVGWAACLEAADTALKTANVNLIGFEKANGGGRIVARIEGDVASVQAACDAAVAAANKVNTVFAYRVLARPAKEISKLLR
- a CDS encoding BMC domain-containing protein, which translates into the protein MAGNALGMIETRGLVASIEAADTMVKAANVILVGYEKIGSGYVTVMVRGEVGAVRAAVDAGTAAAEKLGEVIATHIIPRPHDDVEKTLPCFDQPAKK
- a CDS encoding phosphate propanoyltransferase — translated: MDERQLVQEITRRVLSIVQTNGKSIEPKVDTIPVGVSVRHVHICQADLEKLYGPGASLHKLRDLYQPGEFAAEETVTLIGPRMRSIENVRILGPMRVRTQVEVSRTDAITLGLNPPVRPSGNLAGSAAITLVGPAGSITLKESCILANRHIHMTSIEAALFGVEDDDLVEVEVAGEKALVFRRVQVRVKDTFKLQMHLDTDDANAAGINCGAQCRIIGPDSGR
- a CDS encoding aldehyde dehydrogenase, yielding MEIDEKRIAAIVEQVVAKMKSTQAEKTKLHSSTSAMGIYSDLDEALNRCATAQQQFMSLSLSKREQIIAAIRNAGIDNAEYFAHITHEETRLGRYEDKIQKNINAAKLTPGMEVLTRRIIGGDDGVTIIEHAPFGLIVSITPTTHPTPFIINHAIIMLAGGNSVFFCPHPRAQNCTRTAITVLNKAIVEAGGPLDLLTALDKVSMDAVQAACTHKLTSMVTAAGGPGVVDMALSCGKKAIAAGPGNPPVVVDETADLANTARDIVAGASFDNNILCIAEKEIFVVDAVADQFIHELRKNKAYVVEQSNQIEQLTNLLVKDGHINRDYVGQDADKILAQIQVPVDPSVRLVVFETDFAHPLVKIEQMLPVLPIVRARDFSHALQMAIEAEQGLGHTAVIHSSDIHRITQFTREVGAGLTVANGPSGTALGVGGAAEFAHTIADPTGEGIVTAKHFTREHRLTINGALNIS
- a CDS encoding 4Fe-4S dicluster domain-containing protein produces the protein MATRDFLEQVKSAGVVGAGGAGFPTHVKLNTQVDHLIINGVECEPLLRVDQELMAAFPFELMEAAKAIKEHLGATHGHFALKGQYKQAIAALQPHIQPLNDWDLVKLDSFYPAGDEQVLVYEVLQTVVPEGGIPLNVDAVVLNVETLLNIYNALQGQSVTDKYLTVTGAIEEPMTLKVPIGTPISSILHQVAANTNGIVIIDGGPMMGKVVSPSDSVTKTTKAIIIVPAGHPLLGYKIVDNTRVIRAAMSVCCICRQCTDMCPRYLLGHGLEPHKTMTAVAYGKPFSAKAITQAFLCSECGVCDAYACPMGLSPRALHVMLKQQLTAGGIKNPHHAIVEQSRRERSYRQVPTLRLLNRLRLTQWDVPAPLRLDTWEISEVRLPLKQHIGQPAVVTVSIGEQITKGDLIATAPTEGLGASIHASITGTVISTNPDVVIRAEGRALP
- a CDS encoding BMC domain-containing protein, yielding MTRALGLVEVQNITRGLSVADTICKTAHIQLLTAMPVCPGKFIILFSGDVASIQAGLSAARKQAADAIVDDLLLARLHPSVFPALTASTNIDSLGALGVIETYTVASAILAADTAAKAADIGLIEIRLARGMGGKSFVYFTGDVASVTLAADKAASSSIEQGLLLEKTVIAAPDPQLWKQLL
- a CDS encoding acetate kinase, with translation MRILVLNCGGSSIKLKVFDLPSERVLIQGSVTRLGKEDAFLVISSPEKTYEQVTSIPDHRAGLILALESLATGFCDLSTIDVIGHRLVHGGEDYYQPSFVDDGLKTALEKYAELAPLHNPPNLIGIRLCEEFFPQLPQVGVFDSAFNQTLAPSTYIYAIPYRYYEQYRIRRYGFHGITFHYMTSRAAELLHRPLESLRIVSLMLGSGCTANACKFGRSVEISTGLTPTEGLVQSTRSGDIDPLAVTYIMKKEGLTSQQMDNLLNKEAGWLGISGVSNDMREIEQAAKDGHARAQLAIDAFTHRCRKYIGAYAAAMGGIDVLIFSGGVGEKSSALRAQICSGLEFLGIDIDPHSNEQCEDERLISTANSPVAVFVIPTDEELVIAREAYLLCTTS